From the Candidatus Aenigmatarchaeota archaeon genome, one window contains:
- a CDS encoding DUF2298 domain-containing protein gives MFIWWLIIEIIGFITLPLSIFIFGNTNDKGYGVSKILGILLLCYFTWIISHILPYNLFTILISFSLIISIFLFLSEKVELKKFFKKNIKLITTTELIFTFSFIFFTLIRAQTPAAEGLEKLFDMSLINGILRTQKMPPLDPWYSGGNINYYYFGHFIVATLTKISLLPSYVTFNLSLGMLFSFISLGTFVVCYNLTGKTSFSIFGIFLLAFLGNMLGFLQILTILQPPLNNFFIKIFNIEYAMTCCHDPHGPFWDQLFSFPVWSSTRIIPNTINEFPYASFLFGEVHAHILSIPIQLLTINLFFEIFSNKNNKKYIIIKNNSIKFLIISFLLGCLYFTNSWEYPTYVGLFVFTLIFNCFKSVNKISHKRIINTLGIFIIVIIFSFILFLPYHINVRKSFNYGFVKERSNIFQIIIIFPVFIYIIFSYFIFNKKIKIDFPFILTFIGLIILIFCEIFYIDSRYNTVFKFYYHIWIFWSISSSYYLSKMWSNKSKIWKITLFFLILTCCTITIFSTLDRIKIGLNYGITLDGLKYMKDYHPSDYEIIIWTIKNIKGNPIILEAPGGAFTYSSIFSTYTGLQTIVGWDNHVAIHRGQWPTERVNDVNEIYTTNNISRMIELLEKYNVSYIFIGSVEKKKYSDSDFSIFDNFELVKSFGDNKIFKVG, from the coding sequence ATGTTTATTTGGTGGTTGATAATAGAAATTATAGGTTTTATCACATTACCATTATCAATTTTTATATTTGGAAACACTAATGATAAAGGATATGGTGTTTCAAAAATTTTAGGAATATTATTATTATGTTATTTTACTTGGATTATTTCCCATATACTACCATACAATTTATTTACAATTTTGATATCATTTTCATTGATTATATCAATTTTTTTATTTTTAAGTGAAAAAGTAGAACTAAAAAAGTTTTTTAAAAAAAATATTAAATTAATTACAACAACAGAGTTAATATTTACATTTTCATTTATATTTTTTACTTTAATAAGAGCTCAAACTCCAGCTGCTGAAGGTCTAGAAAAATTATTTGATATGAGCTTGATAAATGGTATTTTAAGGACTCAAAAGATGCCACCCCTAGATCCGTGGTATTCAGGTGGGAATATAAATTATTATTATTTTGGTCATTTTATTGTTGCAACTTTAACTAAAATATCATTATTACCATCTTATGTTACATTTAATTTATCTTTGGGCATGTTATTTTCCTTTATTTCTTTGGGAACATTTGTAGTCTGTTATAATTTGACAGGTAAGACGTCTTTTAGTATTTTTGGAATTTTCCTCTTAGCATTTTTAGGCAATATGTTAGGTTTTTTACAAATATTGACAATATTGCAACCACCATTAAACAATTTTTTCATAAAAATTTTTAATATTGAATATGCGATGACTTGTTGTCATGACCCTCATGGTCCATTTTGGGACCAACTTTTTTCATTTCCAGTTTGGTCAAGTACAAGAATAATTCCAAACACAATAAATGAATTCCCTTATGCATCTTTCCTTTTTGGGGAGGTTCATGCTCATATTCTTTCAATTCCAATCCAATTATTGACCATTAACCTTTTTTTTGAAATTTTTTCAAATAAAAATAATAAAAAATATATTATAATAAAAAATAATTCTATAAAATTTTTAATTATATCATTTTTATTAGGATGTTTATATTTTACAAATTCTTGGGAATATCCAACATATGTAGGACTTTTTGTCTTTACTTTGATATTTAATTGTTTTAAATCTGTTAATAAAATTAGTCATAAAAGAATTATTAATACTTTAGGAATATTTATTATAGTGATTATTTTTTCGTTTATTTTGTTTTTACCGTATCATATAAATGTTAGAAAATCATTTAATTACGGTTTTGTCAAAGAAAGAAGCAACATATTTCAAATCATTATAATATTCCCAGTTTTTATTTATATAATATTCAGTTATTTTATATTCAATAAAAAAATAAAAATTGATTTTCCATTTATTTTAACATTTATTGGACTGATTATTTTGATATTTTGTGAAATTTTTTACATAGATTCAAGATATAATACAGTATTTAAATTTTATTATCATATATGGATTTTTTGGTCAATATCTAGTTCTTACTATTTATCAAAGATGTGGTCTAATAAGTCAAAAATTTGGAAAATAACATTGTTTTTCTTAATTTTAACCTGTTGTACTATTACAATATTTTCGACATTGGATAGAATAAAAATTGGTTTAAATTATGGAATAACTTTAGATGGTCTTAAATATATGAAGGATTATCACCCATCAGATTATGAGATTATAATATGGACTATTAAAAACATAAAAGGAAATCCAATAATTTTAGAAGCTCCAGGTGGGGCATTCACTTATTCTTCGATATTTTCTACCTATACTGGTTTACAAACAATTGTTGGTTGGGATAATCATGTTGCTATACACAGAGGTCAATGGCCTACTGAAAGGGTGAATGATGTTAATGAAATCTACACTACAAATAATATCTCTAGAATGATTGAATTACTAGAAAAATACAATGTTAGTTATATTTTTATTGGTTCAGTTGAAAAGAAAAAATACTCAGATTCTGATTTCTCTATATTTGATAATTTTGAATTAGTAAAGAGCTTTGGGGATAATAAGATATTCAAAGTTGGTTGA
- a CDS encoding topoisomerase DNA-binding C4 zinc finger domain-containing protein has protein sequence MHDICVHCGKFATVYNQENQPTCTGCFEKKPKRYVCKKCGGMMIVKRGKYGSFWGCSGYPLCDNTVSLKEVLIKEKNKTNLK, from the coding sequence ATGCATGATATATGCGTACATTGCGGAAAATTTGCAACTGTCTATAACCAAGAAAATCAGCCAACTTGTACCGGTTGTTTTGAAAAGAAACCTAAGAGATATGTGTGCAAAAAGTGTGGGGGGATGATGATTGTAAAAAGAGGAAAATACGGATCTTTTTGGGGTTGTTCTGGATACCCTCTTTGTGATAATACTGTTTCCCTTAAGGAAGTTTTAATTAAAGAAAAAAATAAAACTAATCTTAAATAA
- a CDS encoding glycosyltransferase family 2 protein, which yields MKICVTLPVYNEEEQLEGSVDKVLGVCRKNYKNFEILIADNASKDRTLEIAKKLSEKYPEVRYIHLPQKGRGRALKKAWMSTDADIMCYMDIDLSTDLKHLKELTDAIEEGYDISFGSRMKKESELKRSLKRDILSRGYVFLLKIFLNFQFTDAQCGFKAINSRVAAELIPKIKDNEWFFDTELLIKAQYFGYRLKEIPVKWIEDKGSTVNIPKTVKSYLKNIFRLRKELK from the coding sequence ATGAAAATATGTGTTACTTTACCTGTATATAATGAGGAGGAGCAATTAGAGGGGAGTGTGGATAAGGTCTTGGGGGTTTGTAGAAAGAATTACAAGAATTTTGAGATATTGATTGCTGATAATGCCTCCAAGGATAGAACTTTGGAAATAGCCAAAAAACTTTCGGAAAAATATCCTGAAGTCAGATACATACATCTCCCCCAAAAGGGGCGTGGGAGGGCATTGAAAAAGGCATGGATGTCTACTGATGCAGACATCATGTGTTATATGGATATAGACTTATCGACAGATCTTAAGCATTTAAAGGAACTTACGGATGCAATAGAGGAGGGATATGACATATCTTTTGGTTCAAGGATGAAAAAAGAATCAGAATTGAAAAGATCTCTGAAAAGAGATATTCTTTCTAGGGGATATGTTTTTCTTCTTAAAATATTTTTGAATTTTCAATTTACTGATGCCCAATGTGGTTTCAAGGCGATAAATAGTAGAGTTGCCGCTGAATTGATACCAAAAATAAAAGATAATGAATGGTTTTTTGATACCGAGTTGTTAATAAAAGCACAATACTTTGGGTATAGATTGAAAGAAATCCCTGTTAAATGGATAGAGGATAAGGGGAGTACGGTTAACATCCCAAAAACAGTTAAAAGTTATTTGAAGAACATTTTCAGATTACGAAAGGAGCTGAAATAA
- a CDS encoding NAD(P)/FAD-dependent oxidoreductase — MKFDVIILGGGLTGLYVGYNLSKKGKKIAIIEKSNQLGGLLGSFKTRGDPLEKYYHHVFKGDKNFLELIKELGIDERFHWTQSTLGFYSKGKIYDLSIPFKIISFKPLNFFEKIRFGMIGLKIKLTKNHKELEKIPAKEWIIENGGLSIYHKLFYPLLKSKYGENLEKVSAAWFIERIKLRTKGGLRKEKLGYLKGGFEVLIKRMEEEIVKNGGKIIKGSIVRDLFINNGKLNGVIVGGKKLYSKIVVSTIPLPRMVKFNNLPQDFREKLGSIKYQGAVCVVIGMDKKLTDFYWINIIDDSIIGAIIEHTNFQPVENYKDHIIYLASYPDFLSDVWKLTDDKVFEKYFSELKRLFPEIDRKNVRWWKVFRDEDAGLVYDLNYSKRFVGNRTPIKGLIIGGMFNSYPERSIESCLVEGKNILNEINGVI; from the coding sequence ATGAAATTTGATGTTATTATACTGGGTGGAGGTTTAACTGGTCTTTATGTAGGTTATAATTTATCAAAGAAGGGTAAAAAAATTGCCATAATAGAGAAATCGAATCAATTGGGTGGACTTTTGGGTTCTTTTAAAACTAGGGGTGACCCTCTGGAAAAATACTACCATCATGTTTTCAAGGGTGATAAGAATTTTCTTGAATTGATAAAAGAGTTGGGTATAGATGAAAGATTTCATTGGACACAATCTACCTTGGGATTTTATTCAAAGGGAAAAATTTATGATTTGTCAATCCCATTTAAAATAATTTCATTTAAACCATTGAATTTTTTTGAAAAAATACGTTTTGGAATGATTGGTTTGAAAATAAAGTTGACTAAAAACCATAAAGAATTGGAAAAAATACCTGCAAAAGAATGGATAATAGAAAATGGAGGATTGAGTATTTACCATAAATTATTCTACCCTTTACTAAAGAGTAAATATGGGGAAAATTTGGAAAAAGTATCTGCTGCTTGGTTTATTGAAAGAATAAAATTGAGGACCAAGGGTGGTCTGAGAAAAGAAAAACTTGGATATTTGAAGGGTGGATTTGAAGTTCTCATAAAAAGAATGGAGGAGGAGATTGTCAAAAATGGGGGTAAAATTATAAAAGGGAGTATTGTTCGGGATCTTTTTATAAATAATGGAAAATTAAATGGGGTAATTGTTGGGGGAAAAAAATTATATTCAAAAATTGTTGTCAGTACAATTCCATTGCCACGGATGGTCAAATTTAATAATTTGCCACAAGATTTTAGAGAGAAACTAGGTTCAATCAAATATCAGGGTGCTGTTTGTGTTGTAATAGGTATGGATAAAAAATTGACAGATTTTTATTGGATAAATATAATAGATGATTCAATAATAGGGGCAATAATAGAACACACCAACTTTCAACCAGTTGAAAATTATAAAGATCATATAATTTATTTGGCGAGTTATCCAGATTTTTTATCTGATGTTTGGAAATTAACTGATGATAAAGTCTTTGAAAAATATTTTTCCGAATTAAAGAGATTATTTCCGGAAATTGATAGAAAAAATGTAAGATGGTGGAAGGTTTTCAGAGACGAAGATGCCGGATTGGTCTATGATTTAAATTATTCTAAAAGGTTTGTTGGAAATAGGACACCTATAAAAGGATTGATTATAGGAGGGATGTTTAACAGTTATCCTGAAAGGTCTATAGAATCATGTTTGGTAGAAGGTAAAAATATATTAAATGAGATAAATGGGGTGATTTGA
- a CDS encoding KH domain-containing protein, with the protein MIFPICKVCLKNDILCEGCASKIGELGIKSDEIKTFRLLNKISNKYTILNDVKIERVLETPKMIFIITNKEDASKIIGKNGGMIKKIGEYLGKPIRVITNKKNVENFVKEIFRSNNIIGINILYGDEKIYRLRFPSYEKEELPIEIDKFSKFFNSIFGEKVEIIFE; encoded by the coding sequence ATGATATTCCCTATTTGTAAAGTTTGTTTGAAGAATGATATTTTATGTGAAGGTTGCGCATCGAAGATAGGTGAATTAGGAATAAAATCAGATGAGATAAAAACTTTCAGACTCTTAAACAAAATTTCAAATAAGTATACAATACTGAATGATGTAAAAATTGAAAGGGTTTTAGAAACACCGAAAATGATATTTATAATTACCAACAAGGAAGATGCATCAAAAATAATTGGAAAAAATGGTGGGATGATAAAAAAGATAGGAGAATATTTAGGCAAACCCATAAGAGTAATAACAAACAAAAAAAATGTTGAAAATTTTGTAAAGGAAATTTTCCGTTCAAATAATATCATTGGTATAAATATTTTATATGGAGATGAGAAAATCTATAGGTTAAGATTTCCTTCTTATGAAAAAGAGGAATTACCTATAGAAATCGATAAGTTCTCAAAATTTTTCAATTCTATTTTTGGAGAGAAGGTTGAAATAATATTTGAGTGA
- a CDS encoding ribosome biogenesis/translation initiation ATPase RLI, producing the protein MVRIASIDRNLCKKNKCGYLCKKVCPINRTGEECITIDEKTGFPILDEKLCIGCGLCSNKCEKAGYKAIHIVNLPEKLKEKPIHRFGKNQFLLYRLPFPSKGKIVGLVGSNGLGKTTALEILSGHLKPNLGGEEEVELDQLIGIFRGTELQNYFENLRSGEMIVSYKIQRVDMIPSYFEGKVSKLLEKTDERGILNDLIKRFEINNILESKINEISGGELQRVALAASLAKDADIYYFDEPTSFLDVSQRLNVSKSIREFCQNKSVIVVEHDLATLDFLADNIHIFYGVPGIYGIVSSPYSVRVGINAFLDGYIKEDNVRIRSEPIYFTQSFVGSKIGTEKITEFSDIKKKLGKFLLHVKAGKIYKREVIGILGSNALGKTTFARILAGEIEPDEGQVDKNVKISYKPQYPKADFQGTVRDLLKTVTDDILSGDYKSKILRPLGLEGILEKEIKNLSGGELQRVSIAVCMSRKADIYLLDEPSAFLDVEQRLSMAKMIRNIVESQETSAIIIDHDMLFLSQISDVGVVFLGKPGVEGFSDEPTSVENSFNKFLKEIGVTFRKDPQTGRPRANKPNSQMDQEQKINGKYFMG; encoded by the coding sequence ATGGTAAGAATAGCTTCAATTGATAGAAATCTATGCAAGAAAAATAAATGCGGGTATTTGTGCAAGAAGGTTTGTCCGATAAACAGGACGGGGGAGGAATGCATAACAATAGATGAGAAAACAGGCTTTCCCATTTTGGATGAAAAACTGTGTATAGGGTGTGGTTTATGTTCTAATAAGTGTGAAAAGGCCGGTTATAAGGCAATACATATTGTCAATCTTCCGGAAAAACTAAAAGAAAAACCAATACACAGGTTTGGAAAGAATCAATTTTTACTTTACAGACTACCTTTCCCATCAAAAGGAAAAATTGTGGGTTTGGTTGGTTCAAATGGACTAGGTAAGACAACGGCTCTTGAAATACTTTCAGGACACCTAAAACCAAATTTAGGTGGTGAAGAGGAAGTCGAACTAGATCAATTAATAGGAATTTTCAGGGGAACAGAACTTCAGAATTATTTTGAAAATTTGAGAAGTGGTGAGATGATAGTTTCTTATAAAATACAAAGAGTTGATATGATACCCTCGTATTTTGAAGGCAAAGTTTCAAAACTACTTGAAAAGACTGATGAGAGGGGGATATTGAATGATTTGATAAAGAGATTTGAAATAAATAATATCCTTGAGAGTAAGATAAATGAGATATCGGGAGGTGAACTACAGAGAGTTGCACTTGCAGCTTCTCTAGCAAAGGATGCTGACATCTATTACTTTGATGAACCAACTAGTTTTCTGGATGTGTCACAGAGACTTAATGTTTCAAAATCAATAAGGGAATTTTGCCAAAATAAATCTGTTATAGTTGTAGAACATGATTTGGCAACTTTGGATTTCCTGGCTGATAACATTCACATTTTCTATGGGGTTCCAGGAATATACGGCATTGTTTCAAGCCCTTATTCTGTGAGAGTTGGGATAAATGCCTTCCTTGATGGATATATAAAGGAAGATAATGTTAGAATAAGGTCAGAGCCTATATATTTCACTCAGTCTTTTGTTGGAAGCAAGATTGGGACCGAAAAAATTACTGAATTTTCTGATATAAAGAAAAAACTGGGCAAATTTTTACTGCACGTCAAGGCTGGAAAAATATACAAAAGGGAGGTTATTGGGATATTGGGGTCTAATGCCTTGGGTAAGACAACATTTGCAAGGATATTGGCAGGTGAAATAGAACCTGATGAAGGTCAAGTTGATAAAAATGTTAAAATATCCTACAAACCCCAATATCCCAAAGCCGATTTTCAAGGTACTGTAAGAGATCTATTAAAAACGGTTACTGACGATATTCTATCCGGAGATTACAAATCAAAAATACTTAGGCCACTTGGTTTGGAGGGAATTCTTGAGAAGGAGATAAAAAACTTATCAGGAGGTGAACTACAGAGAGTTTCAATTGCTGTTTGTATGAGCAGAAAGGCAGACATATACCTATTGGATGAGCCTTCGGCCTTTCTTGATGTTGAACAGAGACTAAGCATGGCAAAAATGATAAGGAACATTGTTGAAAGTCAGGAAACATCTGCAATTATAATAGATCATGACATGTTATTTTTGAGTCAGATATCTGATGTGGGAGTTGTTTTTTTAGGTAAACCTGGTGTTGAAGGATTTTCCGATGAACCGACTTCTGTCGAGAACTCTTTCAATAAATTTTTAAAGGAAATTGGTGTAACATTCAGAAAAGACCCACAAACAGGGAGACCAAGAGCAAATAAACCTAACTCTCAAATGGATCAGGAGCAGAAGATCAATGGAAAATATTTCATGGGTTAA